One Microbacterium trichothecenolyticum DNA window includes the following coding sequences:
- the tsf gene encoding translation elongation factor Ts, whose product MANFTIADIKALREQLGTGMVDTKKALEEADGDVEKAVEILRLKGAKGNAKRADRSTSEGLVVARENDGSVTLLELACETDFVAKNERFIALAEKVVDAAAAAGADSVEAALSADAGGQSVEQLISDEAAIIGEKVELRRVRTISGEKFEVYLHKTSKDLPPQVGVVLAYTGDDAETARSIAQHISFANPSYLTRDAVPEADVEKEREIVTEISRNEGKPEAALPKIVEGRVNAFFKQVALLDQDYAKDNKLSVAKVASDAGLTLTDFARFKVGA is encoded by the coding sequence ATGGCAAACTTCACGATCGCCGACATCAAGGCGCTGCGCGAGCAGCTCGGCACCGGCATGGTCGACACCAAGAAGGCGCTCGAAGAGGCTGACGGCGACGTCGAGAAGGCCGTCGAGATCCTGCGCCTCAAGGGCGCCAAGGGCAACGCCAAGCGCGCCGACCGCTCCACCAGCGAGGGCCTCGTGGTCGCTCGCGAGAACGACGGCTCCGTGACGCTTCTCGAGCTCGCCTGCGAGACCGACTTCGTCGCCAAGAACGAGCGCTTCATCGCTCTCGCCGAGAAGGTCGTCGACGCCGCTGCCGCCGCCGGTGCCGACTCCGTCGAGGCCGCCCTTTCCGCCGACGCCGGTGGCCAGAGCGTCGAGCAGCTCATCTCCGACGAAGCCGCCATCATCGGCGAGAAGGTCGAACTGCGTCGCGTGCGCACCATCTCGGGCGAGAAGTTCGAGGTCTACCTGCACAAGACCAGCAAGGACCTGCCCCCGCAGGTCGGCGTGGTGCTCGCCTACACCGGTGACGACGCCGAGACCGCTCGCTCCATCGCGCAGCACATCTCGTTCGCCAACCCCTCGTACCTCACCCGCGACGCCGTGCCCGAGGCCGACGTCGAGAAGGAGCGCGAGATCGTCACCGAGATCTCCCGCAACGAGGGCAAGCCCGAGGCTGCCCTGCCGAAGATCGTCGAGGGCCGCGTCAACGCCTTCTTCAAGCAGGTCGCCCTGCTCGACCAGGACTACGCGAAGGACAACAAGCTGTCCGTCGCCAAGGTCGCGTCCGACGCCGGTCTCACCCTGACCGACTTCGCCCGCTTCAAGGTCGGCGCGTAA
- the rpsB gene encoding 30S ribosomal protein S2, which translates to MAVVTIRQLLDSGVHFGHQTRRWNPKVKRFILTERSGIHIIDLQQSLGYIDKAYEFVKETVAHGGTILFVGTKKQAQEVLAEQATRVGQPYVNQRWLGGLLTNFQTVSKRLARMKELEELDYENPAESGFTKKELLLKKRELDKLHKSLGGIRNLQKTPSAIWVVDAKREHLAVDEAKKLGIPVIGILDTNADPDEFQYPIPGNDDAIRSVSLLTRIIADAAAEGLIQRHQPAGEAEAAEPLAEWERELLETGAETTEAATESTADAAGAEAHDEAVAAASGETATEVADAEAADSK; encoded by the coding sequence ATGGCCGTCGTCACCATCCGCCAGCTGCTCGACAGCGGCGTTCACTTCGGACACCAGACCCGCCGGTGGAACCCGAAAGTCAAGCGCTTCATTCTCACCGAGCGCAGCGGCATCCACATCATCGACCTGCAGCAGTCGCTCGGCTACATCGACAAGGCGTACGAGTTCGTCAAGGAGACCGTCGCGCACGGCGGCACCATCCTCTTCGTCGGCACCAAGAAGCAGGCGCAGGAAGTCCTCGCCGAGCAGGCGACCCGCGTGGGCCAGCCCTACGTCAACCAGCGCTGGCTCGGTGGCCTCCTCACCAACTTCCAGACGGTGTCCAAGCGCCTCGCCCGCATGAAGGAGCTCGAGGAGCTCGACTACGAGAACCCGGCCGAGAGCGGCTTCACCAAGAAGGAGCTGCTGCTGAAGAAGCGCGAGCTCGACAAGCTGCACAAGTCGCTCGGTGGTATCCGCAACCTGCAGAAGACCCCCTCGGCGATCTGGGTCGTCGACGCCAAGCGCGAGCACCTCGCGGTCGACGAGGCCAAGAAGCTCGGCATCCCCGTGATCGGCATCCTCGACACCAACGCCGACCCCGACGAGTTCCAGTACCCGATCCCCGGCAACGACGACGCGATCCGCTCGGTGAGCCTGCTCACGCGCATCATCGCCGACGCCGCCGCCGAGGGCCTGATCCAGCGTCACCAGCCCGCGGGCGAGGCCGAGGCCGCCGAGCCGCTGGCCGAGTGGGAGCGCGAGCTGCTCGAGACGGGCGCCGAGACCACCGAGGCTGCGACCGAGTCGACCGCAGACGCCGCCGGTGCCGAGGCACACGACGAGGCCGTCGCCGCCGCGTCGGGCGAGACCGCGACCGAGGTCGCCGACGCCGAGGCCGCCGACAGCAAGTAA
- a CDS encoding transglycosylase SLT domain-containing protein, protein MTAGSELSRATSSRAARRGGTSLDVVPPVLPRRSAPRWSRRRGVVGVFAGCAVVLFAGAYVGPMGAALTPAQAKEPRTVTLYAEGLDDTQAVSTTGEKQVPVLDRSSYNVYVKPKPTPTPTPTRSSDSSGSSAVDSGPLYYSGGGAPGEWMAAAGISDADMGYVDYIVSRESGWNPNATNRSSGACGLVQALPCSKVPGNGYDPVDNLRWATGYATGRYGSWAGAYAFWTSNHWW, encoded by the coding sequence GTGACTGCCGGTTCTGAGCTCTCGCGCGCAACGTCGTCCCGCGCCGCCCGTCGGGGCGGCACCTCGCTCGACGTCGTTCCCCCCGTGCTGCCGCGTCGTTCCGCGCCGCGATGGTCGCGCCGCCGTGGTGTGGTCGGCGTGTTCGCCGGGTGCGCCGTCGTGCTGTTCGCGGGCGCGTACGTCGGCCCGATGGGGGCTGCGCTGACGCCCGCGCAGGCCAAGGAGCCTCGCACGGTGACTCTCTACGCCGAGGGACTCGACGACACGCAGGCGGTCTCGACGACCGGTGAGAAGCAGGTCCCCGTGCTGGATCGCTCGAGCTACAACGTGTACGTCAAACCCAAGCCGACCCCCACCCCCACGCCGACGCGTTCGTCGGACTCCTCGGGTTCCTCGGCCGTCGACTCGGGTCCCCTGTACTACTCGGGAGGCGGAGCCCCGGGCGAATGGATGGCGGCGGCGGGAATCTCCGACGCCGACATGGGATACGTCGACTACATCGTCAGCCGCGAGAGCGGGTGGAACCCGAACGCGACGAACCGGTCGTCAGGGGCGTGCGGTCTCGTCCAAGCGCTGCCGTGCAGCAAGGTGCCCGGCAACGGCTACGACCCCGTCGACAACCTGCGTTGGGCCACCGGCTACGCCACGGGCCGATACGGCAGCTGGGCCGGCGCCTACGCGTTTTGGACCAGTAACCACTGGTGGTGA
- a CDS encoding tetratricopeptide repeat protein produces the protein MSTPAPGSVMRGAVDLSSLRNRPQPPAPAPTALASEAGAPAGALPLVFDVTDATFGEVLELSRTVPVVIDLWAEWCGPCKQLSPVLEKVVTELAGRLVLAKVDVDANPQLAQGFRAQSIPMVLALVAGQPVPLFTGAVPEQQVRDVFAQLLQLAAQHGVTGTIPVDGTAGADAPAEEPPLPPLHAEAFAAIEEGDYARAVAAYEKALVENPRDTDARAGLGQVRLLDRVQDADLQAARAAAAADPTGIDAQFLVADLDVVGGHVDDAFARLLDLFAALPAEERVPVRERLLELFALVGDDDARVIRARSRLASLLF, from the coding sequence GTGAGCACTCCCGCCCCCGGCTCCGTGATGCGCGGTGCCGTCGATCTGTCGTCGCTGCGCAACCGCCCCCAGCCGCCCGCCCCGGCTCCGACGGCGCTCGCGTCGGAAGCGGGCGCACCCGCCGGTGCGCTCCCGCTCGTCTTCGATGTCACCGACGCGACCTTCGGCGAGGTGCTCGAACTCTCGCGGACGGTTCCGGTGGTCATCGATCTGTGGGCCGAGTGGTGCGGTCCGTGCAAGCAGCTCAGTCCGGTGCTCGAGAAGGTCGTCACGGAACTCGCGGGGCGGCTCGTGCTCGCGAAGGTCGACGTCGACGCCAACCCCCAGCTCGCCCAGGGTTTCCGTGCGCAGTCCATCCCGATGGTTCTCGCGCTCGTCGCGGGTCAGCCCGTGCCGCTGTTCACCGGGGCGGTGCCCGAGCAGCAGGTGCGCGACGTCTTCGCGCAGCTCCTGCAGCTCGCGGCCCAGCACGGGGTTACCGGCACGATCCCCGTCGACGGCACGGCGGGTGCCGATGCTCCCGCCGAGGAACCGCCGCTTCCTCCGCTGCACGCGGAGGCGTTCGCCGCGATCGAGGAGGGCGACTACGCCCGCGCGGTCGCCGCATACGAGAAGGCGCTCGTCGAGAACCCCCGTGATACCGACGCCCGCGCGGGACTCGGCCAGGTGCGTCTGCTCGATCGCGTCCAGGATGCCGACCTGCAGGCGGCCCGCGCGGCCGCTGCCGCCGACCCGACCGGCATCGATGCGCAGTTCCTCGTCGCCGACCTCGACGTCGTGGGTGGTCACGTCGACGATGCGTTCGCGCGTCTGCTCGACCTGTTCGCGGCGCTGCCGGCGGAGGAGCGCGTGCCCGTCCGGGAGCGTCTCCTCGAGCTGTTCGCTCTCGTGGGCGACGACGACGCTCGCGTGATCCGCGCGCGCTCGCGCCTGGCATCCCTGCTGTTCTGA
- the pyrH gene encoding UMP kinase, protein MIDEATKRRRVLLKLSGEAFGGGQLGVNPDVVSQIAREIAEAVDRVEIAIVVGGGNFFRGAELSQRGMDRGRADYMGMLGTVMNSLALQDFLEQAGAATRVQSAISMTQVAEPYIPRRAVRHLEKGRVVIFGAGAGLPYFSTDTVAAQRALEIGATEVLVAKNGVDGVYTADPRVDPTATKLDHLTYNDALQKGLKVVDSTAFSLCMDNGIDMRVFGMEPAGNVTQALLGETMGTLVTA, encoded by the coding sequence GTGATCGATGAAGCCACCAAGCGCCGCCGCGTCCTGTTGAAGTTGTCGGGGGAGGCGTTCGGAGGAGGCCAACTCGGCGTGAACCCCGACGTCGTCAGCCAGATCGCCCGTGAGATCGCCGAGGCGGTGGATCGCGTCGAGATCGCGATCGTCGTGGGCGGCGGGAATTTCTTCCGCGGGGCCGAGCTGAGCCAGCGGGGAATGGACCGGGGGCGTGCCGACTACATGGGCATGCTGGGCACGGTCATGAACTCCCTGGCCCTGCAGGACTTCCTCGAGCAGGCCGGTGCGGCCACGCGCGTGCAGTCCGCCATCTCGATGACCCAGGTCGCCGAGCCCTACATTCCGCGCCGCGCCGTGCGCCACCTCGAAAAGGGCCGCGTCGTCATCTTCGGGGCGGGTGCGGGCCTGCCGTACTTCTCGACCGACACCGTCGCTGCGCAGCGGGCTCTCGAAATCGGCGCCACCGAGGTGCTCGTGGCCAAGAACGGCGTCGACGGCGTCTACACGGCCGACCCGCGCGTGGATCCGACGGCGACCAAGTTGGACCACCTCACCTATAACGACGCTCTGCAGAAGGGGCTGAAGGTGGTGGATTCCACCGCGTTCAGCCTGTGCATGGACAACGGCATCGACATGCGCGTGTTCGGGATGGAGCCGGCCGGCAACGTCACCCAGGCGCTGCTCGGCGAGACGATGGGCACCCTCGTCACCGCGTGA
- the frr gene encoding ribosome recycling factor has protein sequence MIADVLADAGARMDRAVEAAKEDFATVRTGRANPQMFQKVLVDYYGSPTPLAQLASLNNPEARTLVINPYDKSALKAIEQAIRDMPNLGVNPTNDGTIVRVTMPELTQDRRKEYVKIVRGKGEDAKVQVRNLRRKAKDDLDALKSEVGEDELVRAEKELDVVTRTHVDLIDEALKRKEAELLEV, from the coding sequence GTGATCGCCGATGTCCTCGCCGATGCCGGAGCGCGCATGGATCGCGCCGTGGAGGCCGCCAAGGAGGACTTCGCGACCGTCCGCACCGGGCGCGCGAACCCCCAGATGTTCCAGAAGGTCCTCGTCGACTATTACGGTTCGCCCACCCCTCTGGCCCAGCTCGCGTCGCTGAACAACCCCGAGGCACGCACGCTCGTCATCAACCCCTACGACAAGTCCGCGTTGAAGGCCATCGAGCAGGCCATCCGCGACATGCCGAACCTCGGCGTCAACCCGACGAACGACGGCACGATCGTGCGTGTGACCATGCCGGAGCTCACGCAGGACCGCCGCAAGGAGTACGTCAAGATCGTGCGCGGTAAGGGCGAAGACGCCAAGGTGCAGGTGCGCAACCTGCGCCGCAAGGCCAAGGACGACCTCGACGCTCTGAAGAGCGAGGTCGGCGAAGACGAACTGGTACGCGCCGAGAAAGAGCTCGACGTCGTCACGCGCACGCACGTCGACCTGATCGACGAGGCACTCAAGCGCAAAGAGGCCGAGCTCCTCGAGGTCTGA
- a CDS encoding DivIVA domain-containing protein — translation MTETPIHDRVSATPFPAASGRSKGYEKRAVDAFLAQAREAFEADDAGVLRSSEVRAAAFPLVRGGYAVAPVDAALGRVEDAFAAREREYALSRLGARAWVAETRDTAQVVLDRLGRPRGHRFDRVGLLHYGYRVDEVDIVADRVSRYLAAGDPVTPEQVRAVAFRMQRGGYRETQVDAVLDAVIEVMLAVG, via the coding sequence ATGACCGAGACCCCGATCCATGATCGTGTGAGCGCCACGCCGTTTCCCGCGGCGTCCGGCCGTTCGAAGGGATACGAGAAGCGCGCTGTCGACGCGTTCCTCGCGCAGGCCCGCGAGGCGTTCGAGGCCGATGACGCCGGTGTGCTGCGATCGTCCGAAGTGCGGGCCGCGGCCTTCCCGCTCGTGCGCGGTGGATATGCCGTCGCGCCCGTCGACGCGGCGCTCGGGCGCGTCGAAGACGCCTTCGCCGCGCGCGAGCGCGAGTACGCGCTCTCGCGATTGGGGGCGCGGGCATGGGTCGCCGAAACCCGCGACACCGCCCAGGTCGTGCTCGACCGGCTCGGCCGTCCGCGCGGCCACCGCTTCGATCGGGTGGGACTCCTGCACTACGGCTATCGGGTCGACGAGGTCGACATCGTGGCCGATCGCGTGTCGCGTTACCTCGCCGCCGGCGACCCGGTGACTCCCGAGCAGGTGCGCGCGGTGGCCTTCCGCATGCAGCGCGGGGGCTACCGCGAGACGCAGGTCGATGCCGTGCTCGACGCGGTCATCGAGGTCATGCTCGCTGTCGGATGA
- a CDS encoding glycosyl transferase gives MRFVWAVVAFVIAAVMIGAGIAQRTVFQGPSETTTTVQTQGSTPYTLIDGSVLTSTPGAQTLRVGGDGQVFVSYGRTSDVKAWLADTGYTAVTPGSDGGVQTSVVQPTVTASGQAAGRSPVDSDLWLEEYEQTGPLSTTFQLPSDMSVLIASDGTAPAPADISVTWPIDDSTPWAGPLIVGGGIALLAGLVLYLLGIRHVRRSRRPRRKGLPLPVTEPISIADADAAAKGVVSESPARRSRRAFIAVPALGMSAVLLAGCSADAWPQLAPSETPSPTATVIVPDGQFPPAVTEAQARRIVARVSTTVAQADAALDKTAAATRLTGPALAERETNYTLRAAIPDRAALPAIPAEPVQIILPQTTGAWPRTLMTVVESADAATPTTTIMMLTQENPWAEYKAAYVGNLEASTNLPELAAPYVGATQVPPDSSFLVMAPQKVAAAYADIINNGQNSASHGAFDTANDLLLSAIQDNKTKRTDELNQTGQGTAEISFSASAGPASPIALATLDTGAIVAVNVYESDTAKPTNKDAVIKLDNNPAVKALTGVDQSATGFTTTYSDQVFFYVPSQGSDDQIRLLGYRSSLLEAKVSP, from the coding sequence GTGAGATTCGTCTGGGCTGTGGTGGCGTTCGTCATCGCCGCCGTCATGATCGGTGCCGGCATCGCACAGCGGACCGTGTTCCAGGGTCCGTCCGAGACCACGACCACCGTGCAGACCCAGGGTTCGACCCCGTACACGCTCATCGACGGTTCGGTCTTGACCAGCACGCCCGGCGCGCAGACGCTCCGGGTGGGCGGCGATGGGCAGGTCTTCGTCTCGTACGGACGCACGTCCGACGTGAAGGCGTGGCTGGCCGACACCGGCTATACCGCCGTGACGCCGGGGAGCGACGGTGGGGTGCAGACCTCGGTCGTCCAGCCGACGGTGACCGCGTCGGGGCAGGCGGCGGGGCGCAGCCCGGTCGACTCCGACCTGTGGCTCGAGGAGTATGAGCAGACCGGTCCGCTCTCGACCACGTTCCAGCTCCCGTCCGACATGAGTGTTCTCATCGCCTCGGACGGAACGGCCCCGGCGCCGGCCGACATCAGCGTGACCTGGCCGATCGATGACAGCACGCCGTGGGCGGGACCGCTCATCGTCGGCGGCGGAATCGCCCTGCTCGCGGGCCTGGTGCTGTACCTGCTCGGCATCCGGCACGTGCGTCGATCGCGTCGTCCGCGCCGCAAGGGCCTTCCCCTGCCGGTGACCGAGCCCATCTCCATCGCCGACGCGGATGCCGCGGCCAAGGGCGTCGTGAGCGAGTCGCCCGCGCGTCGGTCGCGTCGGGCCTTCATCGCCGTTCCTGCCCTCGGCATGTCTGCGGTCCTGCTGGCGGGCTGTTCCGCCGACGCGTGGCCGCAGCTGGCGCCGAGCGAGACCCCGAGCCCGACGGCGACGGTGATCGTCCCGGACGGACAATTCCCGCCCGCCGTCACCGAGGCGCAGGCGAGGCGTATCGTCGCGCGCGTGTCGACGACGGTGGCGCAGGCCGACGCCGCGCTCGACAAGACGGCCGCGGCGACGCGTCTCACGGGCCCGGCACTGGCCGAGCGCGAGACCAACTACACCCTGCGCGCGGCGATCCCCGATCGCGCGGCCCTTCCGGCCATTCCGGCCGAGCCGGTGCAGATCATCCTCCCCCAGACGACGGGCGCGTGGCCGCGCACGCTCATGACCGTCGTGGAGTCCGCCGACGCTGCCACTCCGACGACCACCATCATGATGCTCACGCAGGAGAATCCCTGGGCCGAGTACAAGGCGGCCTACGTCGGCAACCTGGAGGCCTCCACGAACCTCCCGGAGCTGGCCGCGCCGTACGTGGGTGCGACGCAGGTCCCGCCGGACTCGTCGTTCCTGGTCATGGCGCCGCAGAAGGTGGCGGCCGCCTACGCGGACATCATCAACAACGGGCAGAACAGTGCCTCGCACGGGGCATTCGACACCGCGAACGACCTCCTGCTCTCGGCCATTCAAGACAACAAGACCAAGCGCACCGACGAGCTGAATCAGACCGGCCAGGGGACGGCCGAGATCAGCTTCTCGGCATCCGCGGGTCCGGCGTCGCCGATCGCGCTGGCTACGCTGGACACGGGAGCGATCGTCGCGGTCAACGTATACGAGAGCGACACGGCGAAGCCCACCAATAAAGACGCGGTCATCAAGCTCGACAACAACCCGGCGGTCAAGGCCCTGACCGGTGTCGACCAGTCCGCGACAGGATTCACCACGACCTACTCCGACCAGGTGTTCTTCTACGTTCCGAGCCAGGGCTCCGACGACCAGATCCGCCTGCTCGGCTACCGATCCAGTCTCCTCGAAGCGAAGGTGTCCCCGTGA
- a CDS encoding AI-2E family transporter — MKIHNPFQVALLATLGVGVGLLLIGSVQNLSTILLYVGTALFLSLGLDPVVSFLEKRGLPRWAAVLITILAVLGVFAGIIVMVVPIIVGQITQLVVQVEQLLQPARWNEVVVQVQTWVSETLPWLRLDEVWAGVQQWVSTLDVGSISTMVGNSLLTIGGAVAAGVGGAFIVLILTIYFTASTPSLKSAVYQLVPASKRARFIELAEKITDSVGYYVMGQVSLGVINGVLSAIFLSIINAPFPAVLAVIAFFFSLIPLVGTLTGSTIIVLLCLIPGLGSPTIALIALIYYLVYMQIEAYVISPRIMNRAVSVPGSVVVISALAGGALLNLLGALIAIPVAASILIIYREVIIPRQNER; from the coding sequence ATGAAGATCCATAACCCCTTCCAGGTCGCACTCCTGGCAACCCTCGGAGTCGGCGTCGGACTGCTGCTGATCGGCAGCGTCCAGAACCTCTCCACGATCCTGCTGTACGTCGGCACGGCGCTCTTCCTCTCGCTGGGGCTCGACCCCGTTGTCTCGTTCCTCGAGAAGCGAGGTCTCCCCCGGTGGGCGGCCGTGCTCATCACCATCCTCGCCGTGCTCGGCGTCTTCGCGGGAATCATCGTCATGGTCGTCCCGATCATCGTCGGCCAGATCACACAGCTCGTCGTCCAGGTCGAGCAACTGCTCCAGCCCGCACGCTGGAACGAAGTCGTCGTCCAGGTGCAGACCTGGGTGTCCGAGACACTCCCGTGGCTCCGCCTCGACGAGGTCTGGGCGGGCGTACAGCAGTGGGTGAGCACGCTCGACGTCGGCTCGATATCGACCATGGTCGGCAACAGCCTCCTCACCATCGGCGGCGCGGTGGCGGCCGGCGTGGGCGGCGCGTTCATCGTGCTCATCCTCACGATCTACTTCACGGCATCCACGCCCTCGCTCAAATCAGCCGTGTATCAGCTCGTACCCGCCTCGAAACGCGCACGTTTCATCGAGCTGGCCGAGAAGATCACCGACTCCGTCGGGTACTACGTCATGGGGCAGGTGAGCCTCGGCGTGATCAACGGCGTGCTGAGTGCGATCTTCCTGTCGATCATCAACGCGCCCTTCCCGGCGGTGCTCGCCGTGATCGCGTTCTTCTTCTCGCTCATCCCGCTGGTGGGTACGCTGACCGGTTCGACGATCATCGTGCTCCTGTGCCTGATCCCGGGCCTGGGCTCGCCCACGATCGCGCTGATCGCCCTGATCTACTACCTCGTGTACATGCAGATCGAGGCGTACGTCATCTCGCCGCGCATCATGAACCGCGCGGTCTCGGTGCCCGGCTCCGTCGTCGTCATCTCGGCTCTCGCCGGCGGCGCGCTGCTGAACCTGCTGGGGGCCCTCATCGCCATCCCGGTGGCGGCGAGCATCCTCATCATCTACCGCGAAGTGATCATCCCGCGGCAGAACGAGCGCTGA
- a CDS encoding alpha/beta hydrolase, which produces MEIRGPVLLPARREDIELRTVDELTLVGELALPLEREPVATLVTLHPLPTAGGFMDSHILRKAAGRLPALADLAVLRFNTRGTTSPRGTSEGAFDGGANEAFDVAAAVDFVRERGLPRPWLVGWSFGTELALKYGRDHDIEGVILLSPPLHRATADDVAAWAADERRMVVLVPEFDDYLRPEEARERFASVAHATLIAVDGGKHLWVGETQTRRVLTEIVAAVNPDALPLPTEWDGDLAG; this is translated from the coding sequence ATGGAGATTCGCGGACCCGTCCTGCTGCCCGCGCGGCGCGAAGACATCGAGCTGCGCACGGTCGATGAGCTCACGCTCGTCGGCGAGCTGGCTCTTCCTCTAGAGCGCGAGCCCGTCGCCACGCTCGTGACGCTGCATCCGCTGCCGACCGCCGGCGGGTTCATGGACTCGCACATTCTGCGCAAGGCCGCGGGCCGCCTCCCGGCCCTCGCCGATCTGGCGGTGCTCCGATTCAACACGCGCGGCACGACGTCGCCGCGCGGTACGAGTGAGGGCGCTTTCGACGGGGGAGCGAACGAGGCGTTCGACGTCGCCGCGGCGGTCGACTTCGTGCGCGAGCGTGGCCTTCCCCGGCCGTGGCTGGTCGGGTGGTCGTTCGGCACGGAACTCGCCCTCAAGTACGGCCGCGACCACGACATCGAAGGCGTCATCCTGCTCTCGCCCCCGTTGCACCGCGCGACGGCCGACGATGTGGCCGCCTGGGCGGCGGACGAGCGCCGCATGGTGGTGCTCGTCCCGGAGTTCGACGACTACCTCCGCCCCGAAGAGGCACGTGAGCGCTTCGCGTCGGTCGCGCATGCCACCCTCATCGCGGTCGACGGAGGCAAGCACCTGTGGGTGGGCGAGACGCAGACACGACGTGTTCTGACCGAGATCGTTGCGGCGGTGAACCCCGACGCGTTGCCTCTGCCCACCGAGTGGGATGGCGACCTCGCGGGCTGA
- a CDS encoding phosphatidate cytidylyltransferase gives MTDAPETGDAEPVAPSGSRRGDAARRSPVTGEGVTAIESQLRAMRTDAEQHIAQARAEFDQANERLKQRTGRDLIVATLIGVGIGVVVIASLVFVKWLFVLFAAGAMVLGVLELSRALQVAGRKVDVVPQLVMGFLLLLSGFFLGAWVHWAASLVAVAVVVIWRLTAQLFAADGRAPIEVIGDVLVGGFVQVYVPFLTSVALILLAQPRGEWWVLAFLILAVAADTGAYVSGLTFGRGGRHPMAPRISPKKTWEGFAGACVAALVAGGLLAVFMLQVPWWAGLIFGAVVLATATVGDLGESMVKRDLGIKDMSSWLPGHGGVLDRLDSILPSATAALVMFYLLAPLGVS, from the coding sequence ATGACCGATGCCCCCGAGACCGGCGATGCCGAACCGGTCGCACCCAGCGGTTCGCGCCGTGGCGATGCGGCGCGCCGGTCGCCGGTCACCGGCGAGGGCGTGACGGCCATCGAATCGCAGCTGCGCGCCATGCGCACGGATGCCGAGCAGCACATCGCCCAGGCGAGGGCGGAGTTCGATCAGGCCAACGAGCGATTGAAGCAGCGCACCGGTCGTGACCTCATCGTCGCCACGCTCATCGGCGTCGGTATCGGTGTCGTCGTGATCGCGTCGCTGGTCTTCGTCAAGTGGCTCTTCGTGCTGTTCGCCGCCGGCGCCATGGTGTTGGGCGTGCTGGAGCTGTCGCGCGCCCTGCAGGTGGCCGGCCGCAAGGTCGATGTCGTTCCGCAGCTGGTGATGGGGTTCCTGCTGTTGCTCAGCGGGTTCTTCCTCGGTGCGTGGGTGCACTGGGCCGCGTCGCTCGTCGCCGTCGCCGTCGTCGTGATCTGGCGCCTCACGGCGCAGCTGTTCGCGGCCGACGGACGCGCACCCATCGAGGTCATCGGTGATGTCCTCGTCGGGGGCTTCGTGCAGGTGTACGTGCCCTTCCTGACCAGCGTCGCGTTGATCCTGCTGGCCCAGCCGCGCGGCGAGTGGTGGGTGCTGGCGTTCCTGATCCTCGCGGTGGCGGCCGACACCGGCGCGTACGTGTCGGGATTGACGTTCGGCCGGGGCGGACGGCATCCGATGGCACCCCGCATCAGCCCCAAGAAGACCTGGGAGGGGTTCGCGGGAGCATGTGTGGCGGCCCTCGTCGCCGGAGGACTCCTCGCGGTCTTCATGCTGCAGGTGCCGTGGTGGGCAGGTCTGATCTTCGGCGCCGTGGTGCTTGCGACGGCCACGGTGGGCGATCTCGGCGAGTCGATGGTCAAGCGCGATCTCGGCATCAAAGACATGAGCTCGTGGTTGCCCGGCCACGGCGGTGTTCTCGACCGCCTCGACTCCATCCTGCCGTCGGCCACGGCCGCCCTCGTGATGTTCTACCTTCTCGCCCCGTTGGGAGTGTCATGA
- a CDS encoding murein hydrolase activator EnvC family protein, producing the protein MPVVLSRPSLALAVILALTGPPHSLADAGWRWPVDTVQLLRPYEAPAHLYGPGHRGIDLAVDDLVRAPADGRIAFAGSVAGRSVVTIDHGNGLVSTLEPLATELSSGDVVARGAVVGHVSPEGHTGAHSLHFGVRLDGEYINPLRLLGGVPRAVLLPCC; encoded by the coding sequence ATGCCCGTCGTTCTCTCTCGCCCCTCCCTCGCGCTCGCCGTGATTCTCGCCCTCACCGGCCCGCCCCACTCGCTCGCCGATGCGGGCTGGAGGTGGCCGGTCGACACCGTGCAGCTCCTCCGCCCGTACGAGGCCCCCGCGCATCTTTACGGGCCCGGCCATCGCGGCATCGACCTCGCAGTCGACGACCTCGTCCGCGCCCCCGCGGACGGACGCATCGCGTTCGCGGGCTCGGTCGCGGGCAGATCGGTCGTGACGATCGACCACGGCAACGGCCTCGTCTCGACCCTCGAACCCCTGGCCACCGAGCTGTCGAGCGGTGACGTCGTCGCCCGGGGCGCCGTCGTCGGTCATGTCTCGCCGGAGGGACACACCGGCGCGCACTCGCTGCACTTCGGCGTTCGTCTCGACGGCGAGTACATCAACCCGCTCCGCCTACTCGGCGGGGTTCCCCGCGCCGTGCTGCTGCCGTGCTGCTGA